A single genomic interval of Aureliella helgolandensis harbors:
- a CDS encoding serine/threonine-protein kinase, whose protein sequence is MKTVSQCLQESDIEALLTGNDATSQSQRWEEHISSCDSCRVAMASRVGDLQWWHEAERSLQGEVTAEGSDLCVDATDDRESTDELLELLGPTDDPLMLGRIGTYEVLGVLGRGGMGIVFKAFDAPLNRYVAIKMLLPHLAASGAARKRFQREGQAAAAVIDDHVLPIYAVSQWQNIPYLVMQYSSGKNLQRRIDDEGPLEVKEILRIGMQAARGLAAAHAQGLVHRDVKPSNMLLDGSVERVMLTDFGLARAVDDASITRTGIIAGTPQYMSPEQASAETVDHRSDLFSLGSVLYAMCVGHSPFRAESSYGVLRLITDREPRPIRELNPEIPEWLCLIIGKLMAKQPVERFDSAEQVAELLEGCLAHVQEPTTTSLPASAAKLVESFGTGSRAANMTGSLVGSRFPPIGKLIVAAAFAFFTIAATIIFLESGKGTIRIETNCDTDVPIVIRQGDEVVKHLTISRDGATARLKAGQYILEIEGDGIHFAIEGNEVTLSRSGTWLATISETPDAVLENAEITPQLSPDKLPGGTELSLERSPEFASVKVKVLRENRTALAGTQVKIRMIGSSDRPVEVKGVSNKDGVAIDQALPYGKYQIEVTTPASWQLSSRYLPQIVQFGKGLDLTIVAPSSDENCVTVIDSKSKASADSISSLRFGEARDYMTKRNLISGAYGNPFVPEPDAPPGEFHSFPTPTNGVGELIYSIRFHLTREVLQVDGTTSLEWTWQPNGQKLPARFMVSRRGLHEHSALRSVTVEPTNHDGLFMKSGNDLMRVGYYLFQLGEPLTVPHKINHPPGNLTVYLADIYGRPNADSQSALGIAETESMNCFLPISLQKNSQWLARLLNIEDWSPYRKDQTHLGHLLRKDVGLKPSDEATVQIDAFFGESESTPTGKISDVLFRPFSDTDVATEKNSGAFSAPQFAGQPVSKWLDDYWEYMNTDVAPHQTGFEHERALKSIVRFRSIPACDDVITAAMTEWFAEIEHELDAKTLTVAAHCIATVSGKRHQKSAVDYLFNMVDQISELTLTEELIEDFYDEGNPWNLICKQLPLRDEAFVKQIADRLRNGSTNQRLLALQLSIGTESGMEETAPDSAADEGWIRSNRELLLPALLIASHDDSDRVRLHSLLMLQSWSTVDGKVSIRMKEAFESDPSLDVQSFLIDCFYPLNKNLDAIHDKLMTWAKSRDPETVLKAMFCMMQPSNEGRREHSIDSLILLLSDPEWGLEIESRVPANGTLKSRKMRQFAITLLGEYGKEARRGLPVLQAELARDRELTRTFAQTAIVTIASDSNEASMESTGLGL, encoded by the coding sequence ATGAAAACCGTATCTCAGTGTCTACAGGAATCGGACATCGAAGCGTTGCTGACCGGCAACGACGCGACATCGCAAAGCCAGCGGTGGGAAGAGCACATTTCTTCCTGTGACAGTTGCCGCGTGGCGATGGCTAGCCGAGTCGGAGACCTGCAATGGTGGCATGAAGCCGAGCGATCATTGCAGGGTGAGGTCACCGCAGAAGGGAGCGATCTCTGCGTCGATGCAACTGATGATCGTGAGAGTACCGACGAGCTATTAGAACTGCTCGGGCCGACCGATGACCCGCTAATGCTGGGACGCATCGGCACGTACGAAGTCCTGGGCGTGCTTGGTCGAGGTGGGATGGGAATCGTTTTCAAAGCCTTCGATGCTCCGTTGAATCGCTATGTCGCAATCAAGATGTTGCTACCGCATCTGGCGGCATCGGGCGCTGCGCGAAAGCGATTCCAGCGCGAAGGCCAGGCGGCGGCAGCCGTGATCGACGACCATGTCCTACCGATTTATGCCGTCTCCCAGTGGCAGAACATTCCGTATCTGGTGATGCAGTACTCGTCCGGAAAAAACCTGCAACGACGGATCGACGATGAGGGTCCGCTGGAGGTGAAAGAGATTCTGCGAATCGGCATGCAGGCCGCTCGCGGTCTGGCCGCGGCACACGCGCAAGGCCTCGTCCATCGCGACGTGAAGCCGTCCAACATGTTGCTCGACGGGTCGGTGGAACGAGTCATGTTGACCGATTTCGGCCTGGCTCGCGCGGTCGATGACGCTAGCATCACGCGCACCGGAATCATCGCAGGAACGCCGCAGTACATGTCACCGGAACAGGCCAGCGCCGAGACGGTCGATCACCGCAGCGACCTGTTCAGTCTCGGCAGTGTCCTGTACGCGATGTGCGTCGGCCACTCGCCCTTCCGAGCCGAATCCAGCTATGGCGTGCTGCGATTGATCACCGACAGAGAACCGCGTCCGATACGAGAACTGAATCCAGAAATTCCGGAGTGGCTGTGCTTGATCATCGGAAAACTCATGGCCAAGCAACCTGTCGAGCGATTTGATTCAGCCGAACAGGTCGCCGAGTTGCTCGAAGGCTGTCTCGCTCATGTTCAGGAACCAACGACCACGTCGCTGCCCGCGTCTGCAGCGAAACTCGTCGAGAGTTTCGGTACCGGCAGTCGTGCCGCCAACATGACCGGTAGTCTAGTTGGCTCCCGCTTCCCTCCGATCGGCAAGCTCATTGTCGCTGCCGCATTTGCGTTCTTCACCATTGCGGCCACGATCATTTTTCTGGAATCGGGCAAAGGCACAATTCGCATTGAGACCAATTGCGATACCGACGTACCCATTGTCATTCGACAGGGTGACGAAGTTGTCAAACATCTGACGATTTCAAGAGACGGCGCGACTGCTCGACTGAAAGCCGGTCAGTACATTCTCGAAATCGAAGGTGACGGTATACACTTCGCGATTGAAGGTAACGAAGTTACCCTGAGCCGCAGTGGCACTTGGCTCGCGACGATCAGTGAGACCCCTGACGCCGTCCTGGAAAACGCGGAAATCACTCCTCAGCTCTCACCAGATAAGTTGCCCGGCGGCACAGAGTTGTCACTTGAACGCTCACCCGAATTTGCATCGGTTAAAGTCAAGGTGTTGCGAGAGAACAGGACCGCACTAGCTGGAACTCAAGTCAAAATCCGAATGATAGGCAGTTCAGATCGTCCAGTAGAGGTGAAGGGTGTCAGCAACAAAGACGGTGTTGCGATTGATCAAGCACTGCCCTACGGAAAATACCAGATTGAAGTGACGACGCCCGCTAGCTGGCAGTTGAGTAGCAGGTACTTGCCGCAGATCGTGCAGTTTGGGAAGGGGTTAGATCTGACGATTGTGGCACCATCATCCGACGAGAACTGCGTCACGGTTATCGATTCAAAATCCAAGGCGTCGGCAGACTCGATTTCGAGCCTTCGTTTCGGAGAAGCTCGCGACTACATGACCAAGCGAAATCTCATCAGCGGGGCCTATGGGAATCCATTCGTGCCGGAGCCGGACGCGCCGCCGGGCGAGTTTCACTCTTTTCCGACCCCAACCAATGGAGTTGGTGAATTGATCTATTCGATCCGTTTCCACTTGACCCGAGAGGTGCTGCAGGTGGATGGAACAACCTCCCTGGAGTGGACTTGGCAACCTAATGGGCAAAAGCTCCCCGCGAGATTCATGGTCTCACGGCGAGGACTCCATGAACACTCTGCCCTTCGCTCCGTTACGGTGGAACCCACCAACCATGACGGCCTCTTCATGAAATCAGGCAATGATTTGATGCGTGTTGGCTACTACCTATTCCAGCTCGGCGAGCCGCTAACGGTTCCGCACAAAATCAACCATCCGCCCGGAAACCTCACGGTTTACCTTGCGGATATTTATGGGCGTCCAAATGCGGATTCGCAATCCGCACTGGGCATCGCTGAAACTGAAAGCATGAATTGCTTCTTGCCAATCAGTCTACAAAAGAATTCTCAATGGCTTGCCAGGCTTCTCAATATAGAAGACTGGTCACCCTATCGGAAGGATCAAACTCACCTCGGTCACCTCTTGAGAAAAGATGTCGGACTGAAACCAAGCGACGAGGCAACGGTTCAGATCGACGCCTTTTTTGGCGAGTCCGAGAGCACGCCCACCGGAAAAATATCCGATGTACTATTCCGCCCTTTTAGCGATACGGATGTTGCTACGGAAAAAAACTCTGGAGCGTTTTCAGCACCGCAGTTCGCTGGCCAGCCGGTTTCAAAGTGGCTGGACGACTACTGGGAATACATGAACACTGATGTTGCCCCTCACCAAACGGGGTTCGAGCACGAACGTGCGTTGAAGTCGATTGTCAGGTTTCGCTCGATCCCAGCTTGCGATGATGTGATCACTGCCGCGATGACTGAGTGGTTCGCTGAGATTGAACATGAATTGGACGCGAAAACGCTGACGGTTGCCGCACACTGCATCGCCACTGTCTCCGGGAAGCGACACCAAAAATCGGCGGTTGACTACCTCTTCAATATGGTCGATCAGATTTCTGAATTGACATTGACCGAGGAGCTGATCGAAGATTTTTACGATGAAGGGAATCCGTGGAACCTCATTTGTAAACAACTCCCGTTGAGAGATGAAGCGTTCGTCAAACAGATCGCAGATCGCCTTCGAAATGGAAGTACCAATCAACGACTACTCGCCTTGCAGTTGTCGATCGGTACCGAGTCGGGCATGGAGGAAACCGCCCCAGATTCCGCGGCAGATGAAGGCTGGATACGTTCCAATCGCGAGCTCCTTCTGCCGGCATTGCTTATTGCATCTCACGACGATAGCGACCGCGTGCGGTTGCACTCGCTGTTGATGCTGCAGTCATGGAGCACGGTCGACGGCAAAGTCTCGATACGAATGAAAGAGGCGTTCGAGTCAGATCCATCACTTGATGTTCAGTCATTCTTGATCGATTGCTTCTACCCGCTTAACAAAAATCTGGATGCGATTCATGACAAACTGATGACGTGGGCAAAGTCCAGAGATCCGGAGACCGTGCTAAAGGCGATGTTTTGCATGATGCAACCAAGCAATGAGGGGCGGCGCGAGCATTCGATTGACTCGCTAATTCTGCTGTTGAGTGATCCCGAGTGGGGGTTGGAAATTGAGAGCCGTGTTCCGGCGAATGGAACGCTTAAGTCTCGAAAGATGCGTCAGTTCGCAATCACACTGCTGGGCGAATATGGTAAGGAAGCCCGCCGAGGCCTACCCGTATTGCAGGCCGAGCTAGCACGCGATCGTGAATTGACTCGGACGTTTGCCCAGACAGCGATTGTAACGATCGCAAGCGACTCAAACGAAGCGTCAATGGAATCAACCGGTTTGGGATTGTAA
- a CDS encoding TetR/AcrR family transcriptional regulator: MPWEKSFQESDVIEQAMKVFWEKGYAATSISDITDATGIKRGSLYNAFDGKRDIFARALLKYGGDRRTSKLQLLEKVDDPRKAIAMFFDSLVKATLDDPDKKGCLLFNTALEYSSHDEDVQELVSDGIKEVVSFFEGRINRGKELGSIPDSVDTRSTAKALVALVAGIRVLGRGAFGKTALRQIAQQAIALIS; this comes from the coding sequence ATGCCGTGGGAAAAATCATTTCAAGAGTCGGACGTGATCGAACAGGCGATGAAAGTCTTCTGGGAGAAGGGATACGCTGCGACATCGATCTCTGACATAACCGACGCAACAGGAATCAAACGAGGCAGCCTCTACAACGCATTTGACGGAAAGCGTGACATTTTCGCACGGGCGCTGCTGAAGTACGGCGGTGATCGACGGACGAGTAAGTTGCAGTTGCTGGAAAAGGTTGATGATCCGCGCAAAGCGATCGCAATGTTTTTCGATTCGCTGGTCAAAGCAACGCTGGACGATCCCGACAAGAAGGGGTGCTTGCTGTTCAACACCGCGCTCGAATATTCGTCGCATGACGAAGACGTCCAAGAACTCGTGTCAGACGGGATCAAAGAGGTCGTTAGTTTTTTTGAAGGACGAATCAACCGAGGAAAGGAGCTTGGCTCCATTCCCGACTCGGTTGATACTCGCTCCACTGCGAAGGCTCTCGTTGCATTGGTGGCTGGAATTCGCGTGCTGGGTCGCGGCGCGTTCGGGAAAACGGCCTTGCGACAAATCGCCCAGCAGGCAATTGCGTTGATTTCATAG
- a CDS encoding serine/threonine-protein kinase, with product MQLPDPIDDDTYSRVDILASDFVARYRNGERPTIEEYASRHPDLSEPIRRVFPLVLSVEKVKVDQQSESDGSATLAGRVFERLGDFRLVREIGRGGMGIVYEAEQESLGRSVAIKVLPKQSLLDDDALQNFRRESSTAAAMHHSNIVPIFGTGECDGTHYLVMQLIRGQSLDRLIGPVATLATASPPPSGDGSHKSNDQTTIQTFACRTAAEIASQISDGLAYAHGNGILHRDVKPANILIDEDGVAQLTDFGLARNTLEDPTMTHALSGSPRYMAPERFQGQSDERSDVYGVGLTLYEMLTGTPVFKDLTPYQLPEAVKLHLIEPLRDVRTDVPADLQTIVAKAINPEPAHRYQSASDLRDDLNRFLNDEPILARRTTASQRLVRWCQRNPKLAGVSGIAVMSMLAATVASSVGFAMTSAANQRTSMALAQSEQTVDLALQSLDGVVDLVAIPASAMGDMDLGEIDSAQFLLDPSPHAASMLKNIQPLYERLANQSPTRPDIVRQMIEASLRLSQIQQQLGQTDAAITTLRQSVELLETRGELAGLPTNEKRILIARLHNELGKVYGSQLDYAKSDEAYAMAIQSGEAVVDPDDRLKLQLAYALVSLGDPPPQRRRDQTRSPDESRMARERLSAAKSLLSELKPSVHDASEFAVLRARIHFADSRRAKRPAIRQAEFRSATEILRERLTQTPNDSRARFALIELLASVHLRRQFGSERFVDDADERLHEALTELQPLRSLNPKTQLFAVSEVHILHKLSSLARSAGDFALGQKRLEQAIAIQSSLVDASPASMPHRCWRALLYRSLSEIHRHQRNTNAERVAIASAVADVEAIDAESKLHPFAVQTQQIIHKLVTEEKDSAAENATIENDTM from the coding sequence ATGCAACTTCCCGATCCAATCGACGACGACACCTATTCAAGGGTCGATATCCTCGCCAGCGATTTCGTGGCTCGCTATCGCAACGGTGAGCGTCCCACCATCGAAGAATACGCGAGTCGCCATCCGGACTTGAGCGAGCCAATCCGACGTGTCTTTCCGCTGGTACTTTCGGTCGAAAAAGTTAAAGTGGACCAGCAATCCGAAAGCGACGGCAGCGCAACACTTGCAGGGCGGGTCTTTGAAAGACTCGGCGACTTTCGGCTGGTGCGAGAGATCGGGCGAGGCGGGATGGGGATCGTTTACGAAGCGGAACAAGAGTCGCTCGGGCGCAGTGTCGCGATCAAAGTGCTGCCCAAGCAATCTTTGCTAGACGACGATGCGCTACAGAATTTCAGGCGAGAATCCAGCACTGCGGCGGCGATGCACCATTCCAACATCGTGCCAATCTTCGGCACAGGCGAATGCGATGGAACTCATTATCTGGTAATGCAACTCATTCGAGGCCAGTCGCTCGATCGTCTCATCGGCCCCGTAGCTACGCTCGCCACAGCGTCGCCCCCACCGTCTGGCGACGGTAGCCACAAGTCGAACGACCAAACGACAATCCAAACATTCGCTTGTCGCACCGCAGCTGAAATCGCCAGCCAGATCTCCGACGGACTTGCTTACGCTCATGGAAACGGCATCCTCCATCGCGACGTGAAGCCGGCCAATATCCTGATTGACGAAGATGGCGTCGCGCAACTCACCGACTTCGGACTTGCGCGGAACACGCTAGAGGATCCGACCATGACGCACGCACTCAGCGGCAGCCCTCGCTACATGGCACCGGAACGTTTTCAGGGACAATCCGATGAGCGGTCAGACGTGTACGGTGTTGGATTGACACTCTACGAAATGCTGACTGGTACCCCCGTTTTCAAAGACCTGACTCCGTATCAACTGCCAGAGGCCGTAAAGCTTCATCTCATTGAGCCACTGAGGGATGTTCGCACGGACGTTCCAGCGGATCTGCAAACAATTGTCGCCAAAGCGATCAATCCTGAGCCGGCGCATCGGTATCAATCCGCGTCCGATTTACGAGACGATCTGAATCGTTTTTTGAACGACGAGCCTATTCTTGCTCGACGCACAACGGCGTCTCAGAGACTTGTGCGTTGGTGCCAACGCAATCCGAAGCTGGCTGGGGTCAGCGGCATTGCCGTCATGTCGATGCTGGCGGCAACAGTTGCGTCGTCGGTCGGTTTTGCAATGACATCTGCTGCCAACCAGCGGACCAGCATGGCACTCGCACAATCGGAACAAACGGTCGACCTCGCACTGCAATCACTCGACGGCGTTGTGGACCTCGTTGCCATTCCAGCATCCGCGATGGGGGATATGGATTTGGGAGAAATCGATTCAGCACAATTTCTACTGGATCCCTCACCGCATGCTGCCAGCATGTTGAAAAACATCCAACCGCTGTATGAACGCTTGGCGAATCAGTCGCCCACTCGGCCCGATATTGTTCGCCAAATGATTGAAGCGAGCCTTCGGCTTTCTCAGATTCAACAACAACTCGGACAGACCGACGCCGCGATCACAACTCTCCGCCAAAGCGTTGAACTCTTGGAGACACGCGGCGAGTTGGCCGGTTTGCCAACCAATGAGAAAAGAATTCTCATCGCGCGGTTGCACAACGAGCTTGGCAAAGTCTACGGATCGCAACTAGACTACGCGAAATCGGACGAAGCCTACGCAATGGCAATCCAGTCCGGCGAAGCTGTCGTCGATCCCGACGATCGGCTGAAGTTGCAGCTGGCGTATGCACTTGTTTCACTTGGCGATCCACCTCCGCAACGTCGCCGCGACCAAACCAGATCGCCGGATGAATCGCGAATGGCCCGCGAGCGATTGTCGGCAGCCAAATCGCTACTGAGTGAACTCAAGCCGTCCGTACATGACGCGAGTGAATTTGCCGTGCTAAGAGCCAGGATTCATTTTGCCGATTCACGTCGAGCAAAGCGGCCAGCAATTCGACAGGCAGAGTTTCGATCAGCTACCGAAATACTACGAGAACGACTGACTCAAACCCCAAACGATTCCCGTGCTCGATTTGCCTTGATCGAATTGCTCGCCAGCGTACATCTTCGACGGCAGTTCGGTTCGGAACGCTTCGTCGACGACGCAGACGAGCGACTTCACGAAGCGCTCACCGAATTGCAACCGCTGCGATCGCTCAATCCCAAGACACAACTGTTCGCCGTCTCCGAAGTCCACATCCTGCACAAGCTATCGAGCCTCGCCCGTTCGGCTGGCGACTTCGCCCTTGGACAGAAACGCCTCGAGCAGGCCATTGCCATCCAGTCGTCTTTGGTCGATGCATCGCCCGCCAGCATGCCCCACCGATGCTGGAGAGCCCTGCTGTACCGAAGTCTTTCCGAGATCCATCGCCATCAACGAAACACAAACGCGGAACGTGTTGCAATCGCCTCAGCAGTCGCGGACGTAGAAGCCATCGACGCGGAGTCTAAGCTACATCCCTTCGCAGTTCAAACACAACAGATCATTCACAAGCTGGTCACCGAAGAAAAAGACAGTGCAGCCGAAAATGCCACAATTGAAAATGACACCATGTAG
- a CDS encoding EF-hand domain-containing protein, with amino-acid sequence MKRLFLLTAFCVYALSFSDSYVNAQPPGGRPGSGGGRQSGPGGEGPGGRGQKMSNPAAQQTPPLLRIFDADGDGELSSEEIDAAANALRKLDQNRDGKLTAEELRPAGAGGRVPGGTAPGMRQSRERQGPGGPPGGGSPGGGRSGVGAASGRRGGDLAQTDAAFAEEIMAFDENMDGALGKSELPEHMHKAFASADANQDGALDEGERLVLASQFHRNSLNRTGDAPVNVPTQGRRPQH; translated from the coding sequence ATGAAGCGTTTGTTTTTGCTCACGGCATTCTGCGTGTACGCCTTGTCATTCAGCGATTCTTATGTCAATGCTCAGCCTCCCGGTGGCCGTCCCGGTTCAGGCGGCGGAAGACAATCGGGTCCCGGGGGCGAAGGACCGGGAGGTCGCGGACAGAAGATGAGTAACCCTGCAGCTCAACAAACGCCACCACTGCTGCGAATCTTTGATGCAGATGGCGATGGTGAACTATCTTCGGAAGAGATCGACGCGGCCGCCAATGCCTTGCGGAAACTTGATCAAAACCGCGATGGAAAGTTAACCGCCGAAGAATTGCGTCCCGCGGGTGCCGGGGGACGGGTGCCGGGAGGAACAGCACCCGGAATGCGACAAAGCCGCGAACGTCAAGGACCGGGAGGCCCGCCGGGCGGCGGATCTCCTGGAGGAGGACGATCCGGTGTGGGTGCTGCCAGCGGGCGTCGCGGCGGCGATCTTGCTCAGACCGACGCAGCGTTTGCGGAGGAGATTATGGCCTTTGACGAAAACATGGACGGTGCGCTCGGCAAGTCCGAATTGCCCGAGCACATGCACAAAGCCTTTGCGAGCGCCGACGCCAACCAAGACGGCGCGCTGGACGAAGGAGAGCGACTTGTGCTGGCGTCGCAGTTCCATCGCAACTCTCTAAATCGGACCGGAGACGCTCCAGTGAATGTGCCAACTCAAGGCCGACGCCCGCAACACTAA
- a CDS encoding sigma-70 family RNA polymerase sigma factor, which yields MNRCPPLQNPTAITCQPVSGTVGTISLVVGAPHFKRNSAECAQAGDSTANAASGFPEELTQRYYQRLMSLPLNFSGGDGNEDIERQLKHGDLSLFADAFSRHRPRLWQIIHFRLSDQIRARVDADDVLQEVYLDAEKRLSHYVEGNFPSLFLWLRLVTGQTLSRVHRRHLATESRSTLREASPNDGTPWGNTSLCLSQRFIAHLTSPSQAAVKVELIAEVKKALGEMSDMDREVVALRHFEELTNQEVATELGISPKAASIRYVRALERLRSVLEKL from the coding sequence TTGAATCGGTGCCCTCCACTCCAAAATCCGACAGCCATCACCTGTCAGCCTGTTTCGGGAACGGTTGGGACGATTTCACTGGTTGTGGGGGCACCCCACTTCAAGAGAAACTCCGCTGAATGTGCCCAAGCAGGTGATAGCACAGCCAATGCTGCATCAGGCTTCCCAGAGGAATTGACGCAACGCTACTACCAACGACTCATGAGCCTTCCCTTGAATTTCAGCGGCGGAGATGGAAATGAAGACATCGAGCGGCAGCTCAAACATGGCGATTTGTCACTGTTTGCCGATGCATTTTCGCGCCATCGCCCCCGCTTGTGGCAGATCATCCATTTCAGGCTTAGCGACCAGATTCGCGCCCGTGTTGATGCTGATGATGTATTGCAGGAGGTCTACCTAGATGCTGAAAAACGGCTCAGTCACTACGTCGAGGGCAATTTCCCGTCACTGTTTCTTTGGCTACGACTCGTTACCGGGCAAACACTGAGTCGAGTGCATCGCCGACACCTGGCCACCGAATCCCGCTCGACCTTGCGCGAAGCTAGCCCGAACGACGGAACCCCGTGGGGCAACACGTCGTTGTGTCTTTCACAACGCTTCATTGCGCATCTGACTTCGCCTAGCCAAGCGGCAGTAAAGGTCGAGTTGATCGCCGAAGTCAAAAAGGCGTTGGGTGAGATGAGTGACATGGATCGCGAAGTCGTTGCACTGCGCCATTTTGAAGAACTCACGAATCAGGAAGTTGCGACCGAGCTTGGAATCTCCCCCAAAGCAGCCAGTATTCGGTATGTACGAGCGTTGGAACGATTGCGGTCCGTGCTGGAAAAGCTGTAA